A segment of the Lolium rigidum isolate FL_2022 unplaced genomic scaffold, APGP_CSIRO_Lrig_0.1 contig_69543_1, whole genome shotgun sequence genome:
CCTATAACAACAGGTTCTTTGTGAAAAGATAACCAGCCTCTGCACCGGTAAGTGCACCCAGCAAAATATGTGGACTAGTGCTGCAATGTTATATGGGCTGGCGCAATGGGAAGCATGTCAAAAGGTGATGAGTCGTGACATGTGAAAATATCGGTCAGACATGGTATTTTTTCTGCAACTCAAGCCAAAATGTTTGCCAAGATGCATTGAATCTGTCACTCAAACATCTTGATTTCATTTAATTGTGGTGCTAAGTATTCACATAATAGCGCCATAAAGTTGGAGTTCAATTGAATGTAAGTGCATGCACAGTTCAATCATTTTTATCATAGTCCATGATTGTAATGTGCTATGAAGATGGCAGCAACAAACAGCACCTGGCAATATAAATCCTCAACTTTTTTTCGAGACCATGGAGAAGAAATCCTTAACTTCCGACGGCTAATAATTTTCAGTTAGTTCCATCATAGATATAACCAAGTTTATTAGGTCATCATCGGTTTGAGAGGACAGAAAGAATGCTTTCAGATTAAGAAGATGAATAAACCAACTCACTCGTCGCAGTATAACCTCCATGTGACAGCTGTTTACCCTCATTATACACTAAGGAACATAACAATTGGTATGGGAGCTGATTTGGGAACAATCCACTGGTTGCAAAGATGAAGTCCAAGATGGAGAATACGATGGTGACACTGACGGATATGATGCAGGTGCTGGCCATGTCTCCATTACCAACCTTGACGTCATATCTGGTCCCACTGGTCATGGCTGCGAAAAACCATGCCACATCAGGCCAGCCTTATCTTAAGGTTCCACCTCCTAGGCTGTCACAGCATCCACACATTGACACGAAGACAACAGAAAATCACCAAGGATTGCTGTTTTGCATTACTTTTCTACTCTGAACAATCTCCATAGCATTTTGCAACACCAAAAGGGCAGTCCTAGTACCAACAGCTCTAACCATGACCACCACCCAACAGCTCAAAACAAGCTGCTGCATGAAGAGGAGAAATGTCATGTGCACTCTGAAGGATGGAAGCAACAGCAAGCGCATGGCAGTTGCAAACTAGGGATCACAGAATTCTAATAACTTTCCAATTGGGCCGCGTTGCATTTGTTCATTATCTCCTTAAATTTTTGTCTTATCAATGAGACTAGAAAATGAACTATGGCACCCCCATCGGGAAACTTTAAACGGAGATGCCAGTTCGTTTACATTGGCGCCTCGATGCCAGGGCATCTGAAATGGCTAAGGATATGCCAATTCTGAAATAAAGAAAGAGTTGTTCCATTTTGTCGCAACGCTCCTGGGTCCTTAGCCGTTTCAGGTGGCTTCTCTTCAGCCGTCGACATAGACAAGTGCAAGTCTCCGCCAAGGTTTCCAAGGCGATAAGCCATCATAAGAAATTAACCCCCTCCTTGACGGCTAAGGCGGACACTTAAGCGTCTAAGGCAGGCAAAATGCTAAGGCGCTGCCAGGTGCCTAAGCGTCCATAAGGCAACGCCTTGAAAACCATGGTCTCCGCCCGAGTTCCCTGTGCACCCATGGAGGATTGAAGGTCTTCTATACAGATGGGGGTGCCAAAAGTTCATTATCTAGTCTTGTTGCTATTGGACAATATATTATTAATCACCAAGTTTGTTAGGCACATCTATTAATTAATTGGCTAATCGAACTTTCTTTTTTACGTCAGACCTTCTTCCGTTGCTAcaacactatttttttttttttttgaggaatttGCTACAACACTATGGAAAGGGGCGCCGCCCAAATGCCGGTTGTTCCTTCCTTGGGCTCGCTATGCAGCGCCGGATCTGGACCACAGACACCATGTCACCAGGCGTGGCATCTCAAACCATGGCTCGTGTCCTTTTTGCTCACAGATGCTGGGAATAGCAAAGCATCACACATAACGTTTTCTTAGAGTTATGACCATATCAACACTCTTCTAGGTtaaatctctatttgtaagatagTAAAATGATGTTTCATGCACTATAAGATTCTAAGGCTTTGCTTGAGGTTTGACATGAGTTCCAGACCAGCAATAACCAGAAAAGGCAAATAGCTGGTTTGACCAGAGAAGAATTAGTAACCAGCTATGAGCATGAAATCATAGATTTAAATGTTTTTTGAAAGATCATTGAACAAAAAAATTGGGAATCAGGTAATTACTTTCCCATGGTGGatctaaatatttttttttacagTTGGATTTAGACAATTTCAAACAAGTGAGAAGGCTGGTTTATTATCCCTGGTTTTAGCTATTTATTTCATATCTTTCAACAGTTTCTGTTTTCCGCTTGTCACTGACTTAACTGATGTAAGGCTTGTCAGCACAAAGGAAAGAATATGCTGGTTTGTCATGATCAACTCAGTGTTATAGTAACTGTAGAATACAACCAAGTAATATGTAAAAGACATCACTAAAGAGTCAAAGACAGTGCATAAACTTCCCTGCAACTGAAAGCCATTTATACCTGCAAGTATTCAAAATCATTATCGACAAAAGAAGCATCCATTACTGGTCCAACAGCTCTGCCCTCTTCAAATTTTGTCTCCTGAAACAAAGTAAAATAGTCCTAAATTTATGCACCACCAATGTCACAAAATAAGGATTTCAGACTTCAGCATACCTCAAACTCAGGAACAGATGGCATCATCTCATGCATATTTGGAAAAGGGTTATCAACCTGAAGCCCTTCAACATTCTTCCTCACAGGTGCTGGTGCATTGTTGGTTTGTGATGGGATAAAAGCTGGAGGCAAAATAGTAGAGTCAACATTGGAGCTGGAAGGCACTGGAAGTATTTCGACACTAATATCATCCAGAGGAGGAAAATTCTTCACATTAAATGCATCGTGCTCTAAACGTCCAAAAGGATAAGATCCTTCCTCAATCTTTGCCAGGTTGTCCCGGTCTTTATGTTGAAACTCATTTTGTGCAAGATTTCTGAAGAATGACCACCTCTGGGGTTCATAGTTAGGCATGTTCAAGCTAAGGACAGGATCATTAAAAGGACGTGATTGCACTACAGCGTTAGCGTTGGCAAAGAAATCAGAAAGAATGTCAGGGAGGTCCTCTCACCAGTACCACCAGCAATGTCTCTTTTATCTGTTTTAGGGACAATTGGTTCCTTATGAGAATCATTAACTGTACTGGTGGAACTTGGCACAACTAGATCACATTCAACATCAGTTGACAACGCAGGCTTGGGAGTATCCCGACTAAAATGATGTCCCATATCAGCATGATCTCCCCACAGATTAGCTGCTTCTATGCCATCACCAGTTATCTCGGTCGGTTTACCTCTGGCTACAATCTTTTCTGGTGTATGCATACTCATATCTTTCGAGGACATCTTCTCGCCAACcagttgtttattaaaagaagtaTGTTGTGCAGTATTGCTGTATTCTTTTTCAAACTGTGTGAGACTATCAACAGTAGCTGGATCGTTAAAATTTATTGCCCATGTGGCTAAATTTGTTTTTTCATTCCCCTCAACTGCAGGATCAATGGCTTCTGCAATGGGTTCATTTACCACACGAGATTGTGACTGAAGAATCAGAATCTGAGAATTAAGTGGATCATCAGATTTAGATAACCGGTTCAGAACCCCTGCCTGCTCCCTTGGAATCCAGTCAGAATGAAAAACTCGTCCAGGGTGAGGTGGTGAATTCTTATTGCTGTGATCTGACATGTCAACTTGAAATTCAGAACACCCAGATGCAAAAGCTTCACTAGATTGGCGATCATCTTCATTACACTCTGAACCCTGAGTAGGAGACATAGCTTTTGATGCTGTATAAGTATCTAGGCTCTTTGCACTGTAACTTGGATGAAAAGAAGATGCTAAGCCTTCTTGAACAGAAGCAATGGGAGGGACTTCCGAATGCATAAATTTCGGAACAGAAGAGTCATGATCCAGCATAGGAGCATTCAGATTATCAAGAGACTCAAAATAATCCAGTCCATTCTTTTGAAGCGGCATTTTAACAGAATCCTGTTTTTCCTCCTTCATTGATCCTATCTTCATGCCACCGTCATAAAACTGTTGCTCAAAAGATCGCAGTAAAGCAGTTCCAGAATAAGGTGCATATTGGGAAGCATATCTAAAGTCTGAAGGGCCCGATAGAGGAATAGACATCTGGTCGTCGTTATCATTAAATCTTTCACTGGAAGTTGGATAAGAGTAATCAGAACCATGCACATTCTGGATCCCATGGCTAAGGTAAGAATACAAAGTTGCACTATTATCACCGGATAGACCCACTGGTACTGGTCTCGACATCATAGCATGAGGCGTAGAAGTTGATGCATTCACATTATGCAAACTGGAACCGTGATTCCTTAAATCTGCCTGATTAATGTCAACATTGAAGTTAATGAACTGATCAAACTCGCTGATGGATGTGTTTACTAAAGCATGCCCACTTGAAGGTTTTGCAGCTCCCATATCCATTCCGTTGATGGCAACAACATACTGAATCCCAGAATCGCTATCCATACTGCCCAGGCTGAAATTCATGTCATCAAAATCAACCGAGGACACGAGAAAGATCCTAAGCTTCTGGGACCCCTCGCCACTATCAAGGAAGGCACATTCCtccatcatgtttctcaaatcttCATCATTCGAAACTGAGATCAGTGCATCAAGATCTTCACCAGGTAGCTGATACTTGATAGTATGAGGTTGATTATAGATGGCTGTCGTCTTCTGTTTGAGCTCCTGCCAGGAAGTATTTCTATTGATTCGAATTATACGTGTCTCGCCACCAGCATACCTAAGCTTCCCATCACTTGGTCGGGGTAATATTTTACCCCCAAAGCTACAGAGAACTTTTATCTTTCTTGAGGAGTCTGAGGCCCCAGAAGAAGCATAACCATGGGTCAGTCCATGACTACTTCCACCACTAGATGGAGCTCGTGGAACCAATCTAGTTGATACGTGCCTGGTTCTATTTTCGTTTTCATCAAAAGATCTTGTTTCAAAGTCCCCGGCTTGCTGATTATCTGTAGTCAAATAAATTGATGCATCAAACCTACTTTCAGCTCCTGTACGGTGAGCACCAAGGATTCCTCTAGAACTTTTTTGATTGGCACCAGCTGCAGCAGTTTGATCACGAGGCATAACAGGAACCGGAGGCTTCTTGGATATAGTTCGATCCCTCATGAATTCAAGAGCAAACTCCTCCCCAGTCTGGATTGAAAAATTAAGGACAGGCTTAACGGTGCCTGTAGCAGGGTACTCTGGAACTGGGGAGCTGGTAGATGTTGAACTTGAGGATCCATGTACAGTGCCCTGACCTGCGTACGGGGCATCATCTTTTCTAGGTTCCATCAAGCCGTCTCGACTAAAGCATCAGGATTAAGCAAGACCTACAACTCGTTGCCATTTTGTCCATGTATCTAACAAATGATTATTTTTTCGCTTTATATCATAGAAGGAGGACATCAATAGTTGCAGAAGACCTAGCAAAAAATGCAGCTCAACCTGCACAGAAGTACAATAATCACACTTaacaacaaacatgaaacactGGAGTATGTTCTTTAAAAAAGTCAAAGTACCCAGGTGAGGACTGAGGAATGAAGCCATCACGTTGTGTTTAGCGCATAACGTGATGAAAGATCGCTGTTGTGCAGGAAAAGGTGCATCAAAATTAATATGGTACGAAGCAAGGACAAGCTAGATAATCCAGAGAGAAGTTCTAGTGATATTCCACGATAAACGCGACATAGAACAAAAGCAGCAATTTTCAGGAGCAACTCAAACACActattgtatttttctttttgccGAAGCAGCAGCTCAATccagaggggaggggagggcaaTAGCTCACCGCGTCGTCGGCCTCGCTAACAGGAGCACGCCGCTGGACGGCCGACCCGAACCGATAGTCAGTCGACTCAGCAGCAAGGTGGTCCTGACCTGAGCTGACGAGCGCCGCGCCGCCGACAAGGTCAGCCGAGGCAAACCGCCGCCGGGGGTGCTGATTCAGGTGGGGAAAGGTGGGGAGGTGCTGATTGGGGCCGAGGAATCAAGGAGGCGACGGGTGTGCCAGGACAAAGGGAAGGGAGGGAGGAGAAAGGGAGAGGAGAGACGCGACACGACGCTGACACCGAGGAATTAAACTACTCCGGTACTCTGAATTGACGTTTGTCTTAAATTTAGTCATATGGAGGAAACGTATTCTGAACGCGTGCGTTGCAGACGGAAGAATAAAAATTAATCTTTTAGGTAAAAAGTATGTCGACCTAAATATTATTTCAAAATCAATGGAACATCATAGCCGCTAGTTTTAGCGCCATTTTTCCATTAACAAAGCACGAGTGGTGGATTCATTTCTTGAAAAATAAAATGTAAAAGCTATGAATAATAAAAGGGCTCGGGGTAATGTGACCATCCCCACATAATGCCCCATCAATTCAGCCCAAATAATGTGAGAAAAAGGTTCTTCATTTCTTAGACAAAGAATTGATCTTTTGTTGGTAAAAGTTATTTGTTTAGACTTCTAGATGATAGAGTGTACTCCCTCCATACATGTTTATAGGGATATTGTACATTTCGAGAAAAAATATTGGCTTCTAAGTTGGCTAACGAAATATAAGATATGTGTCACAAAAATTAAACAATTTACAACTAATATTAAGTATGAGTtcaatagtataatttttgtgtCATATATCTCATGTTTTCTTGACTAAATAGGTagttaaagtttttttttcaaaatatgtaATACTTCTATAaaacggtatggaggtagtacattTTTGGATTCAAAAGTTTGCACTAATGGATGCTTTAACTTTACTTCCGGACGCATTCTAATACTTATATTATTTGGtgatagatttttctaaaaatttggtcaaatttACTTAGTTATACTTTTTTTTAAGTATAAggattaagctttgggatggaggtagtacatgtTAATGCATTCTTGTCAGATTTTTTAATTTGTGTCTTGTAACTTCTGAACCGAATTGTTATACTCCTTAATATTAACTTTTTGTACTGCTATTTGACAATTTTAACTTTCCCCGCATTAATTGACAAGGTCTATACTTTTCCAACTGAAATTGTGTGTGTCCGAAAGACGCATCTGTGTACTTCTGGGCTGATACTTGTTTTCCATTTCTTTTGTTAAACTTGCTAGCCTATCTAAGTGAACTTTTGTGACGAACCTTTTTCTCCCTTTTAACGTGAGTTGTACATGTCGCTGTAGAATTTGCGAATCGCGTATCCTTCTCTAATGCACTTTCATCCCTACTTAAAATGTCCACTGCACATGTACTGCATTTTTGTAAAACTCTTTCCTTGGTTTTATTCTCAGGAGTGACTTTCAAACTCAGTCAATTGCATTGCTTTATTTCTCATCCACACGTGTAGTTTTCCACTAATCAGCAGCGCATATGCTACCTCTTCACTTTTTCCCCATCCATGCTTACAGATGCATCAGCAGACCTTCTCGGGACCGCACCTCCATGGCGGCAAAGCTCCGTGGGCAGTGCTGCAGCGGAACAAGCAACAATTTTTACAGGGAATTGGCTCATGAGATGGCCTAATGGAGATGACGACggcaaagccaaaaaaaaaaaaaaggaaccgCCCGAATTGATCCATCCGACGGCCACCATGCGCGGGAGCACGGTCGGGGCGTAATTGCGCCGTCAAAATCTGTCAAATCGGCGGGAAATTGAGCGAATCTTCAAATTTGAAGCAAAAATTCACAAATCCATCCAATTCCTCGACCTCCTTTTCTCCAGCAGCCGTCCTCCCTCCCCATCTCCCCATCCCGGGTTGGGCTGCGGGCGAGGTGAGCGTCGAGTACTTGCTCCTCCAAATAGTGTTTCCGGCGTATTCGGCCAAGGAGTCTCCAACGGCGGTGGAGCGAGGACTCGACGACCACATGGAACACGCATCTGTGATGCGGACGGGTAGGACGGCCCACGATCAACGCGAGACGGCAAAGCGGAGCCTTCAGCTGCGTCGGCCGGATCTGCGGAGACAGTGAGAGGCCACTGAAATCTGAGCCGGGAAAGGGGACACCGGACACCTACAGGTAGGTAGAGAAGTTATTGGGGCGGGGGGCTCCGTTTCTCTCGCCAGATGAATGCCGCAGCGCCTGCTCCGCCGCTGGTTGCCGGGATCGAGCAGGTGGACGAACATAACCTCTCGTTTTTCGCTCGGCCATGCTGGAGGAAACGAGGAAGAGAAACGCACACCGCAACGTCCGTCTCCTCGGCCTCGCCGCCTACGAGGCTCCGGCCCGGCCGTCGTCGGACGTACGGACCACGTCCGCCTCCGACCTCGCCACTCCTCACCAGGCACATCGTTCGCCTCCTCCGGTGCCGCTCGTGTACTTGAACAAGGAAAAAAAAGGCCAAACCGAACCGGTACTAATggcattttggtgtattatgtgatttggtgggagggcaaaacggtccagtaaaaagttggacgaaaattttggcagaaaccttagctcctttattattaggtatagattattgtttagagcatctccagccgcgtccccaaagcgtccccaaaggatttggggcgtgccggacaaaaaatgcgttccggccgcgccccaaagcccatttttgtccggcgggccccgatacggtgtccggtgcccgagcccgtccccgtcccacgggggacgcaacggggacgccggacacaccagcgaggcggggagtggtggggccgacccgtcggcggcacagtTGAGTTTTACCTAACCGTCGCctgcctcgcgacggaagttattagcGCGCGGCGACGGTGCGATTCCCGCggcgacggtgcggttcccgcgaCGACGGTGCGGTTCTcgcgagggcgcggcggcgcgtcccgtcgcgccctagctcgcgtgccggcgttaatgagcgccaccgctcatccgcctccctccggcctataaaagggcgcctctcatcgtccctctcacacacaaaccctagcgcctctctcccaaaccctagccgccaccatctctcaacaagactcgatgcTATGTACGggtaggcggaggccgacctcgcggccgtagtcttggtcgtggtcgtggccgcggcataggcggaacgctcgccgtcgcctcccacgccgccgtcttcatcgtcggagatggacgtggatccGGACGTgcatgttcgagttcgtcctcgtcctcaagggcgacccgcgcggcatccggaggctgccggactccttcgccgagtacgtcggcggcgtacgcccgcgcaagatgcatctgcgggaggcttcgtgcggctactaccggtggatcgtcgacgcgatctacgacgcgcgcggtaagatgtacctcaacatcggctgggagaacttcgtgtgccaccacagcctcgaagccggcttcatcctcctgttctcctacttcggcaacagggacatgagcgtcaaggtcttcgacgagaggcgctgccgccgggactaccatggcgacagggactaccacggcgacgagCACCGAGCGAGGAGGACggcgagtgttgtttcttcgcggcGAATACATGCACGGAGGTTTCGCATGTTCGCCTCAtctggtagaaccaacaagggcaccatcctcccattGGATTTTCCGGTTTGAAGTAGCccaggtgtgccctcgagtgttctttcttagcagcgaacacaggaaacctccgatgcgcggcctagttaggtttagtttatttgcaatattttatatttgtgtccaccacggttccaactatgtattagtttgtggaaaccacgtacccaattatgtattagtttgtggaaattgaaataaaaatgccaaaaaaagtattttaaatgtttggggggcggcgtttgggggacgcgggctGGGGTGCGACGTCACACGGACGCGCGCGAGCAACAACACGCGTCTCGGCAGCTCTCGATCCggcgcgatttgggggacgcTTGCGGGGACGCGGCATGCGCCATTTTGTTCTTCAAACTTTCGTTGGGCTGGTCTGCCAAGCTAATCAAGCAGGCGACAAGATGCGTGACTGTGTCGTCTCGTGGCTCGTGGGTGCTTATCTGGAGCCACTAGCGGAGTTGGCCCACGGTAGGTCATCACTCGTCATACAGTACATCTTGTTAGTTTTTTTTCTTGGCATGTTATGGCTGGTTTCATTTGTTTGGATTTGATTCCCCTTGATGGCGGGTAGCCTAGGCTGCTTTTTTTTCCAATTTTGTTAGTGTACCTCTAGCGGCTCAACTCAACGTAAACATACCAATTTGGCATGTTTAGGTTCGCGCAGATAGAGAACAGCGAAAACCTAGCCCAACGACTCGACAATAATGGTCAACATGTCCGCGTGACCTATTTGCAGCTCTCAGACCGTGTGCCCTCCTTGTACGGTAAACAGATTCAGGATTGTGTCTGCGTTCGCTTTGCCTTCAATGCGTTAGTGTTGGCAAGCGACGACATTATGGTCTTTTGCGTtccaattaaaaaaaattaattaaaGGTCATAGGCACGatgttaaattaataacgccttCAACGGCGAAACAGATACAAGATGATGAGCCCGACTTACAAGGTAAAGTTGCACAAACACACACAAGACAAGATCCAACCTAGGCAACAACCACCGagcaacgcggcaggcggcacgAATCTACGATGAGGAAGAGCAATCGCGAACGAGGATACGTTGTCATATCGGTGCTCACCCTAGCACGGGCGGCCGACAACCACCGCACCAACGAGGACGGCACCACCGTCGCGGACACCACTAGAGGCTGCCACCACCGAGAATCGACCAACAAAGCTCACGAGACCATCAAGGAACACCAAGGAAGAACACTTTGAGAAACACCGCGGGTGCATAACACAAAGGAAGCTTGGCGAAGAGGGCGGGACCGAGGAGTACATCCGCCACCCAAACAACGAGAGAGCTTCACGGCGTGAGAACTCCAAGATGGCATCTTCAAGAAGAACACGACGCGAAGCACCGCTACCATACGATAcggggatcttgggttttcaccggaGACTGTGGAAAGACCGAGCACCGCcacaacgacgccttcaagaagggaacaacgtCCACGGACACCGCCATCATGGCCCAGGAGGGTGGGGGTTTCCCCCGGTAGGTGAAGTCTTCTGTCCACACAGGGTAGCGATTGTCGCCCTCGCAACAGTTGTACCACCGACACACAACTTGGCTCGCCGGCCCCACGCCGTCCACACAGCCGAGGAAACCGGCTAGCATTAGAGTCCCTCGCATGCCCATCAACCGACAAGACTCCCAActtccagggcccgcgccgggcaTCCCGGCTTTGTGCTGCGAAGAACTACAAGTAAAACGGGAGGCACCGCCGCCACGAGAACCACCAATGTCGCCGGGCTTCGCCGCACGATGCCCTCTAGTGGCGGCGAGAAGGAAGGGGGCACGGGAGGAGGAAGCTAGGGTTTCCTCCCGGGTCGCTCGTGGGAGCGACCGCGAGAGGCGCTACCATTAATGCCTTCCACTTAGCCTTCCTTGTGCTAGTGCCGACGGAGCGATCTGCGGGATCCCGCGCCGGCATCAATGCCTCCGAGGTCACAGGCCGACATTAACAATGATGTGCGCGTTGGTGCTTTTTAAGGTGTACGGTCGCGCATGCCTTTTCCCACACCATTTCTCGGCGTCATTGCCACCCCTCCATACCACATAGAACAAACCATGCACCGCTCCATGGGCAAGTCATGACCATTTAGGAAGTCCCATAACGAGCATGAGGCGAGGGTCCTTGTGTGGTTTC
Coding sequences within it:
- the LOC124682156 gene encoding uncharacterized protein LOC124682156 isoform X2, whose amino-acid sequence is MEPRKDDAPYAGQGTVHGSSSSTSTSSPVPEYPATGTVKPVLNFSIQTGEEFALEFMRDRTISKKPPVPVMPRDQTAAAGANQKSSRGILGAHRTGAESRFDASIYLTTDNQQAGDFETRSFDENENRTRHVSTRLVPRAPSSGGSSHGLTHGYASSGASDSSRKIKVLCSFGGKILPRPSDGKLRYAGGETRIIRINRNTSWQELKQKTTAIYNQPHTIKYQLPGEDLDALISVSNDEDLRNMMEECAFLDSGEGSQKLRIFLVSSVDFDDMNFSLGSMDSDSGIQYVVAINGMDMGAAKPSSGHALVNTSISEFDQFINFNVDINQADLRNHGSSLHNVNASTSTPHAMMSRPVPVGLSGDNSATLYSYLSHGIQNVHGSDYSYPTSSERFNDNDDQMSIPLSGPSDFRYASQYAPYSGTALLRSFEQQFYDGGMKIGSMKEEKQDSVKMPLQKNGLDYFESLDNLNAPMLDHDSSVPKFMHSEVPPIASVQEGLASSFHPSYSAKSLDTYTASKAMSPTQGSECNEDDRQSSEAFASGCSEFQVDMSDHSNKNSPPHPGRVFHSDWIPREQAGVLNRLSKSDDPLNSQILILQSQSRVVNEPIAEAIDPAVEGNEKTNLATWAINFNDPATVDSLTQFEKEYSNTAQHTSFNKQLVGEKMSSKDMSMHTPEKIVARGKPTEITGDGIEAANLWGDHADMGHHFSRDTPKPALSTDVECDLVVPSSTSTVNDSHKEPIVPKTDKRDIAGGTAFIPSQTNNAPAPVRKNVEGLQVDNPFPNMHEMMPSVPEFETKFEEGRAVGPVMDASFVDNDFEYLQV
- the LOC124682156 gene encoding uncharacterized protein LOC124682156 isoform X1; this encodes MEPRKDDAPYAGQGTVHGSSSSTSTSSPVPEYPATGTVKPVLNFSIQTGEEFALEFMRDRTISKKPPVPVMPRDQTAAAGANQKSSRGILGAHRTGAESRFDASIYLTTDNQQAGDFETRSFDENENRTRHVSTRLVPRAPSSGGSSHGLTHGYASSGASDSSRKIKVLCSFGGKILPRPSDGKLRYAGGETRIIRINRNTSWQELKQKTTAIYNQPHTIKYQLPGEDLDALISVSNDEDLRNMMEECAFLDSGEGSQKLRIFLVSSVDFDDMNFSLGSMDSDSGIQYVVAINGMDMGAAKPSSGHALVNTSISEFDQFINFNVDINQADLRNHGSSLHNVNASTSTPHAMMSRPVPVGLSGDNSATLYSYLSHGIQNVHGSDYSYPTSSERFNDNDDQMSIPLSGPSDFRYASQYAPYSGTALLRSFEQQFYDGGMKIGSMKEEKQDSVKMPLQKNGLDYFESLDNLNAPMLDHDSSVPKFMHSEVPPIASVQEGLASSFHPSYSAKSLDTYTASKAMSPTQGSECNEDDRQSSEAFASGCSEFQVDMSDHSNKNSPPHPGRVFHSDWIPREQAGVLNRLSKSDDPLNSQILILQSQSRVVNEPIAEAIDPAVEGNEKTNLATWAINFNDPATVDSLTQFEKEYSNTAQHTSFNKQLVGEKMSSKDMSMHTPEKIVARGKPTEITGDGIEAANLWGDHADMGHHFSRDTPKPALSTDVECDLVVPSSTSTVNDSHKEPIVPKTDKRDIAGGTAFIPSQTNNAPAPVRKNVEGLQVDNPFPNMHEMMPSVPEFEETKFEEGRAVGPVMDASFVDNDFEYLQV